One window of the Rufibacter radiotolerans genome contains the following:
- a CDS encoding HIT family protein: MATIFSKIISGEIPAYKVLEDDRFLAFLDVFPMVKGHTLVIPKEPVDYIFDLDPDTLGDLHKFAQKVAVAVKKVVPCVRIGVAVIGLEVPHAHIHLVPMNQMSDMNFSHPKLKLEASEMEEIAEKIRQAF; encoded by the coding sequence ATGGCCACCATCTTCTCAAAAATAATCAGCGGCGAGATTCCAGCCTACAAAGTGCTGGAAGATGATCGTTTCCTTGCTTTTTTAGATGTGTTCCCCATGGTGAAAGGCCATACGCTGGTTATTCCTAAAGAGCCGGTAGATTACATATTTGACCTGGACCCAGACACCCTGGGTGATTTGCATAAGTTTGCCCAGAAAGTGGCTGTGGCGGTTAAGAAAGTCGTACCCTGCGTGCGAATAGGAGTGGCTGTCATTGGCCTGGAAGTGCCACACGCCCACATTCACCTGGTGCCCATGAACCAAATGTCTGACATGAATTTCAGTCACCCTAAACTAAAGCTAGAGGCTTCTGAAATGGAGGAGATAGCGGAGAAGATCAGACAGGCCTTTTAG
- the greA gene encoding transcription elongation factor GreA, with protein sequence MATVSYYTPEGLQKLKEELHELKTKGRSAVAHQLAEARDKGDLSENAEYDAAKDAQGHLELKISKLEEVLGNARLIDETNMDLSKALILSKVKLKNLNNNMEMVYTLVAEEEANLGAGKISVKSPIGKGLLGKSVGEIAEITVPAGKLRFEILDISR encoded by the coding sequence ATGGCAACAGTATCTTATTACACTCCGGAGGGATTACAGAAACTGAAGGAAGAGTTACATGAACTTAAAACCAAAGGTCGCTCTGCGGTTGCCCACCAACTGGCTGAGGCCCGTGACAAAGGCGATCTAAGCGAGAACGCGGAATATGATGCGGCCAAGGATGCCCAAGGCCACTTGGAACTGAAGATATCTAAACTGGAGGAAGTGCTGGGCAATGCCCGCCTGATAGATGAGACCAACATGGACCTTTCCAAGGCCCTTATTCTCTCAAAGGTCAAGCTGAAGAACCTGAACAACAACATGGAAATGGTGTATACCCTGGTAGCCGAGGAAGAGGCCAACCTGGGCGCGGGCAAAATCTCCGTGAAATCACCCATCGGCAAAGGCTTGCTGGGGAAATCAGTAGGGGAGATAGCGGAGATCACGGTTCCGGCCGGTAAACTCCGTTTTGAAATCCTTGACATCAGCCGTTAA
- the ppk1 gene encoding polyphosphate kinase 1 — translation MSAIKASEQIRKSNYISRDLSWLRFNYRVLDLARNPETPIFERLKFLAITASNLDEFFMIRVGSLYNYIDYGKERIDYSGLREQPFRKKLMDLAHRFVADQCQAYDDLRREFENQGFNICRVEDLTENEQAKADFYFRNTVYPLLTPMVYDSYHGFPLMMNQLLIFGVVTRTTEETKQQSRITFVQIPGNLTRFFEISRKNKIIFVPIEDIIRWNMPKLFRNVEIDSVNLFRITRNGDFTLEESDDMDQDFVQEVKQKLKTRKKGRVVRMEVERAPSSYMMKVLKERWVIDNSNVFSIDRLLDLKGLWQIIKHPHFANKVQRPMTPVPSPSLPAGAIDNIFEYLKEHDVLLHHPYNSMDPVVTLLEKAAEDPYVLGIKQTIYRLADNSRITAALLKAAENGKHVSALFEVKARFDEERNIKEGERLEKAGCFVIYGISKYKTHTKMMMIIRKEGEKVTRYVHIGSGNYNEQTSRMYTDISLLTTDDVYAHDVSEFFNVITGHSYPESYEYLITAPKDMRQQLIKLIRQETHNAEMGLPAGIVIKINSLEDKEVMDEFYTASQAGVKIKLIVRGICCLRPGREGLSENIQVSSIVGEYLEHARIFYFHNNGDPLVLGGSADIMVRSFERRIEALFYIVHEDLKRQAIHILRYNLMDNQNCYIMREDGSYIKRQPTEGEAPFNMHREFYHLTSEMTEDACLF, via the coding sequence ATGAGTGCAATCAAAGCATCGGAGCAAATCCGGAAAAGTAATTATATCAGTAGAGACCTGAGCTGGCTTAGGTTCAATTACCGGGTGCTGGACCTGGCCCGCAACCCAGAGACTCCTATTTTTGAGCGCCTGAAATTCCTGGCCATTACCGCCTCTAACCTTGATGAGTTCTTCATGATCAGGGTTGGTAGCTTGTACAATTACATAGATTACGGCAAAGAGCGCATTGATTATTCGGGGCTTCGGGAACAACCGTTCCGCAAGAAGCTCATGGACCTGGCCCACCGCTTTGTGGCCGACCAGTGCCAGGCCTATGATGATTTGCGCCGTGAATTTGAAAACCAGGGTTTCAACATCTGCAGGGTAGAGGACCTCACGGAGAACGAGCAGGCTAAAGCCGATTTCTATTTCCGGAACACCGTGTACCCGCTGCTTACGCCTATGGTGTATGACAGTTACCACGGCTTCCCGCTCATGATGAACCAGCTGCTCATCTTTGGTGTGGTCACCCGCACCACAGAAGAGACCAAGCAGCAGAGCCGCATCACTTTTGTGCAGATACCGGGGAACCTTACCCGCTTTTTTGAGATATCACGCAAGAACAAGATCATTTTCGTGCCCATTGAGGACATCATCCGGTGGAATATGCCCAAGCTGTTCCGTAACGTGGAGATAGACTCTGTGAACCTTTTCAGGATCACGCGTAACGGCGATTTCACGCTGGAGGAAAGTGATGATATGGACCAGGACTTTGTGCAGGAGGTAAAGCAGAAGCTGAAAACCCGCAAAAAGGGCAGGGTAGTGCGCATGGAGGTGGAACGCGCGCCCTCGTCTTACATGATGAAAGTGCTCAAAGAGCGTTGGGTCATTGATAACAGCAACGTTTTCTCCATTGACCGCCTCCTGGACCTGAAAGGCCTGTGGCAGATTATCAAGCACCCGCATTTTGCCAACAAGGTGCAGCGGCCCATGACGCCGGTGCCCTCGCCCAGCCTGCCGGCCGGGGCCATTGACAATATCTTTGAGTACCTCAAAGAGCATGACGTGCTTCTGCACCACCCCTATAACAGCATGGACCCGGTAGTGACGCTGCTGGAGAAGGCCGCCGAGGACCCGTATGTGCTAGGGATCAAACAGACCATTTACCGCTTAGCAGATAATTCCAGAATCACTGCTGCCCTTTTAAAGGCGGCTGAGAACGGAAAGCACGTGTCGGCGCTTTTTGAGGTGAAGGCCCGCTTTGACGAGGAACGCAACATCAAAGAAGGGGAGCGGCTTGAGAAAGCCGGCTGCTTTGTGATCTACGGCATCAGTAAGTACAAGACCCACACCAAGATGATGATGATCATCCGGAAGGAGGGCGAAAAGGTAACGCGTTACGTGCACATCGGCTCCGGAAACTACAATGAGCAGACCAGCCGCATGTACACAGACATCAGCCTTTTGACTACAGATGATGTCTATGCCCATGACGTGTCTGAGTTCTTTAACGTAATCACCGGCCATTCGTACCCTGAGAGCTATGAGTACCTGATCACGGCGCCCAAAGACATGCGGCAGCAGCTGATCAAACTTATCAGGCAGGAAACGCATAACGCCGAAATGGGCCTACCCGCCGGTATTGTCATCAAGATCAACTCCCTGGAAGACAAGGAAGTGATGGACGAGTTTTACACGGCCTCACAGGCGGGGGTGAAGATCAAGTTGATTGTGCGGGGTATCTGCTGCCTTCGCCCGGGGCGCGAAGGGCTGAGCGAGAACATTCAGGTGAGTTCTATTGTGGGCGAGTACCTGGAGCACGCCCGCATTTTCTATTTCCATAACAACGGCGATCCGCTGGTACTGGGCGGCTCCGCCGATATTATGGTGCGCAGCTTTGAGCGCCGCATTGAGGCCCTTTTCTACATTGTGCACGAGGACCTGAAACGCCAGGCCATCCACATCCTGCGCTACAACCTCATGGACAACCAGAACTGCTACATTATGCGCGAGGACGGCTCCTACATCAAGCGCCAACCCACCGAGGGCGAAGCCCCTTTCAACATGCACCGCGAGTTCTACCACCTCACTTCTGAGATGACCGAAGACGCCTGTCTGTTTTAG
- a CDS encoding ROK family protein: MKDVILGIDIGGTNTKFGFLDRDGIILTQGELPTTEGETVHDFLRIFYQEVQTKFKKIEDEANLIGVGVGAPNGNFYTGTIEHAPNLKWHGTVPLVELLQGYFKVPVFLTNDANAAAIGEMIYGGAKNMMNFVVVTLGTGLGSGIVVNGELVYGHDGNAGELGHTLVNVKGSGRVCGCGRRGCLETYVSATGIKRTVYKFLADYTDYSELRGVSFNDLTAEMITQAAKRGDKIAIDCFEYTGKVLGMKLTDTVAHLSPEAIFLFGGLVRAEEFLFDPVRYHMEKNLLSVFKNKVKILPSGLGLNNTAVMGAAALAWKELERMPVA, from the coding sequence ATGAAGGACGTAATTTTAGGCATTGACATCGGTGGAACCAACACCAAATTCGGGTTTCTGGACCGGGATGGCATCATCTTGACCCAAGGCGAGCTACCTACCACCGAAGGCGAAACCGTACATGATTTCCTGCGCATTTTCTACCAGGAAGTACAAACCAAATTCAAAAAGATTGAAGACGAGGCCAACCTGATTGGCGTAGGCGTGGGTGCTCCCAACGGGAACTTCTACACCGGCACCATTGAGCACGCCCCTAACCTCAAGTGGCATGGCACCGTGCCGCTGGTGGAGTTACTGCAAGGCTACTTTAAGGTCCCTGTTTTCCTGACCAATGATGCCAACGCGGCGGCTATTGGAGAGATGATCTACGGAGGCGCCAAAAACATGATGAACTTTGTGGTGGTGACCCTGGGTACCGGCCTTGGTAGCGGCATTGTGGTGAACGGAGAGTTAGTTTATGGCCATGATGGCAACGCCGGTGAACTAGGCCACACCCTGGTGAACGTGAAAGGAAGCGGCCGCGTATGCGGTTGCGGACGCCGAGGCTGCCTAGAAACCTACGTTTCTGCCACCGGTATCAAACGCACCGTGTACAAGTTCCTGGCCGACTATACCGATTACAGTGAACTGCGCGGCGTGAGCTTTAATGACCTTACTGCTGAGATGATCACCCAGGCTGCCAAACGCGGCGACAAGATCGCCATAGATTGCTTTGAGTACACTGGCAAGGTATTGGGTATGAAACTGACCGACACGGTGGCCCACCTGAGCCCTGAGGCCATCTTCCTTTTTGGAGGCCTGGTACGTGCCGAGGAATTCCTGTTTGACCCGGTTCGTTACCACATGGAGAAGAACCTGTTGAGCGTATTCAAAAACAAAGTAAAGATATTGCCATCTGGCCTGGGCCTTAACAACACCGCCGTCATGGGTGCCGCTGCCCTGGCCTGGAAGGAGTTGGAGCGCATGCCGGTAGCCTAA
- a CDS encoding lysylphosphatidylglycerol synthase domain-containing protein has protein sequence MQKYKQSGNLLVSRRFLGWLGKLSVFALTLYYLFHAISEARTNSAFSGDTLQQVWHSSWGAILVAAALLPVNWGVEAAKWQYLSQKIEKISFLEAYRAVLVGLTLGFVTPNRVGDYAGRILTLHKDNRTDAIGAILLGRLCQLYATVLAGSGAIAYFVFKFYVPLASPVGVSVALGLLFLNGWALALLFSFQGAINFLEKIPVLRRWVHYFAVVGQYSGPELRKVLWISGVRYLVFMAQFGLLLWAFGVRLSVQEYAWGVAGTFLLKSAVPSINALADIGMRELSAMHFFGMMGQDPLLVLGASLSLWALNIALPSLLGLVFVLPLKLSRTR, from the coding sequence GTGCAAAAATACAAACAATCTGGCAATCTGCTGGTATCCCGTCGGTTTTTGGGCTGGCTTGGGAAGCTGTCGGTCTTTGCTTTAACCCTGTATTACCTGTTTCACGCCATTTCAGAGGCCAGGACCAATAGCGCTTTTTCCGGAGATACCTTGCAACAGGTATGGCACAGCAGTTGGGGAGCCATTTTGGTTGCCGCGGCGCTGTTGCCGGTAAACTGGGGGGTAGAGGCCGCCAAATGGCAATACCTTTCCCAGAAAATAGAAAAGATCTCTTTCCTGGAAGCCTACCGGGCGGTGCTGGTGGGCCTCACCCTGGGGTTTGTGACCCCTAATCGGGTAGGGGACTACGCCGGTCGCATTTTAACCCTCCACAAAGACAACCGTACCGACGCCATTGGTGCCATCCTGCTGGGCCGCCTTTGCCAGCTATATGCCACCGTGTTGGCGGGGTCTGGGGCCATCGCCTATTTCGTGTTTAAATTCTACGTGCCCCTGGCTTCACCGGTAGGGGTGTCTGTGGCCTTGGGTCTGCTGTTTTTGAACGGGTGGGCGCTGGCCTTGCTGTTTAGCTTTCAGGGGGCCATTAATTTCCTGGAGAAGATCCCGGTGCTGCGGCGCTGGGTGCACTACTTTGCGGTGGTAGGCCAGTATTCAGGGCCTGAGCTCAGGAAAGTGCTCTGGATTTCCGGGGTACGGTATCTGGTTTTCATGGCCCAGTTTGGGTTGCTGTTGTGGGCCTTTGGGGTGCGGCTCTCGGTGCAGGAATATGCCTGGGGCGTGGCTGGTACCTTCCTGTTAAAATCGGCGGTGCCCTCCATTAATGCCCTGGCCGATATTGGCATGCGCGAGCTTTCTGCCATGCACTTTTTTGGGATGATGGGGCAGGACCCGCTATTGGTGCTGGGCGCCAGCCTTTCTTTGTGGGCCTTGAACATTGCCTTGCCCAGCCTGCTGGGACTGGTTTTTGTTTTACCGCTTAAACTTTCCCGTACCAGGTGA
- a CDS encoding Ppx/GppA phosphatase family protein, producing the protein MSSSTEPLIRLAAIDIGSNAVRCQISNVFKFEDHILFKRVEYIRYPMRLGEDVFASGVISKAKTEKFIKLLHALHLLMEVHEVHDYMICATSAMRSATNAHEILHEVQKKLGLHIQVIDGTTEADLINLVIRQQLDDKNYLHIDVGGGSTEFNIYVNRMKVASQSFEQGSIRHMQGEDSMEIWHAMQAWVTENAKLHHVSRAIGTGGNINKIYDMARKAGGKPIFRKQIEEVVEHISSLTMEERVKVLLLNADRADVIVPAAEIYLSAMKWAHLESMLVPQVGLKDGILQSLYERHQGATHHHFKLDF; encoded by the coding sequence ATGTCATCATCAACAGAGCCCCTTATTAGATTAGCTGCCATTGACATTGGGTCCAACGCCGTACGTTGCCAGATTTCCAATGTGTTCAAATTTGAGGACCATATTCTCTTTAAGCGGGTAGAATACATACGCTACCCTATGCGCCTGGGCGAAGACGTTTTTGCCTCAGGGGTTATCTCCAAGGCCAAAACCGAGAAGTTCATAAAGCTACTGCACGCCCTGCACCTGCTCATGGAGGTACATGAAGTGCATGACTACATGATCTGCGCCACCTCTGCCATGCGCTCGGCCACCAACGCCCATGAGATTCTGCATGAGGTACAGAAGAAATTGGGCCTGCACATACAGGTAATTGACGGCACCACCGAGGCAGATCTTATAAACCTGGTCATACGGCAGCAGCTAGACGACAAAAATTACCTACACATAGACGTGGGCGGCGGTAGCACCGAGTTCAACATCTATGTGAACCGCATGAAAGTGGCTTCCCAGTCCTTTGAGCAGGGTTCCATCCGGCACATGCAGGGCGAAGATTCCATGGAGATCTGGCACGCCATGCAGGCCTGGGTCACCGAAAATGCCAAACTGCACCACGTCTCCCGGGCCATTGGTACCGGAGGCAATATCAACAAGATCTATGACATGGCCCGCAAGGCCGGGGGCAAGCCTATCTTCCGGAAACAGATTGAGGAAGTAGTGGAACATATCTCCAGCCTCACCATGGAAGAACGCGTAAAGGTGCTCCTGCTCAACGCCGACCGCGCCGATGTGATCGTGCCTGCCGCCGAGATCTACCTTTCGGCCATGAAGTGGGCACACCTGGAAAGCATGCTGGTGCCCCAGGTGGGATTGAAAGACGGAATTCTGCAGTCCTTGTATGAACGCCACCAGGGAGCCACCCATCATCACTTCAAGCTTGACTTTTAA
- the ruvC gene encoding crossover junction endodeoxyribonuclease RuvC — MIHSTPVLPNNKLILGIDPGTNVMGYGLIEVNGSKITVLQYGVLQLKSYANHAIKLKKIFDATLRLITEYLPDELAIEAPFYGTNVQSMLKLGRAQGVAIAAALSRDIPYVEYAPKKVKQSVTGNGNASKEQVASMLLQILKIKEAPKFLDATDALAVALCHHYQQGNNQKAGGKSWKAFLTENPDRMSK; from the coding sequence ATGATTCATTCTACCCCAGTTCTTCCCAATAATAAGTTAATCTTAGGCATTGACCCCGGCACCAACGTCATGGGCTACGGCCTCATTGAGGTGAACGGATCTAAGATTACCGTGCTCCAATACGGCGTGCTGCAACTGAAAAGCTATGCCAACCACGCCATTAAACTAAAAAAGATCTTTGACGCCACCCTTCGGCTCATCACTGAATACCTTCCGGATGAACTAGCCATTGAGGCACCTTTCTACGGCACCAACGTGCAGTCCATGCTCAAGTTGGGCCGCGCGCAGGGCGTAGCCATTGCCGCCGCCCTGTCCCGTGACATCCCGTATGTGGAATATGCCCCAAAGAAAGTAAAACAATCTGTGACCGGCAACGGGAACGCCTCTAAAGAGCAGGTAGCCTCCATGCTGCTCCAGATCCTGAAAATCAAAGAAGCCCCCAAATTCCTGGATGCCACAGATGCTCTGGCCGTGGCCCTATGCCACCACTACCAGCAGGGTAACAACCAGAAAGCCGGCGGTAAATCCTGGAAAGCCTTCCTCACAGAGAATCCAGACCGGATGTCCAAGTAG
- the gyrB gene encoding DNA topoisomerase (ATP-hydrolyzing) subunit B gives MSDQEEKDMNAYSADSIQVLEGLEAVRKRPAMYIGDIGIKGLHHLVWEVVDNSIDEALAGHCDEINVTIHTDNSVSVSDNGRGIPVDFHQKEGRSALEVVMTVLHAGGKFDKDSYKVSGGLHGVGVSCVNALSTDLHVTVHRNGKEYEQHYNIGVPAYPVRELGPTDKTGTTVHFQPDASIFTVTEYKYETVASRLRELCFLNKGIRINLTDLREEVSPGEYLSDSFYSEGGLREFVAYLEETRVNLIPSPIYVESEKGGIPVEIALNYNTSYTENIFSYVNNINTHEGGTHVAGFRRALTRTLKSYAEKSGMLEKAKVEIQGDDFREGLTAVISVKVQEPQFEGQTKTKLGNSDVMGAVDTVVGEILNQFLEENPKEARIIIQKVILAAQARLAARKAREMVQRKNVMGGSGLPGKLADCSDSDPVNCELYLVEGDSAGGSAKQGRDRKFQAILPLRGKILNVEKAQEHRIYENEEIKNMITALGVSFGTPEDDKALNMAKLRYHKVIIMTDADVDGSHIRTLILTFFFRYMRDLIDSGYVYIALPPLYLVKKGKEERYCWTEQDRLEAIAELGKGKEESVGVQRYKGLGEMNPEQLWETTMRPDTRSLKLVSVESAAEADHLFSMLMGDEVAPRRDFIERNAKYAKVDV, from the coding sequence ATGAGTGACCAAGAAGAAAAAGACATGAACGCCTATTCCGCTGACAGTATTCAGGTCCTTGAGGGCTTGGAGGCGGTACGGAAACGGCCAGCTATGTACATCGGTGACATCGGGATCAAAGGTTTGCACCACCTAGTTTGGGAAGTAGTAGACAACTCCATAGATGAGGCCCTTGCCGGGCACTGTGACGAAATCAATGTCACTATACATACAGACAACTCCGTTTCGGTGTCAGATAACGGCCGGGGTATTCCGGTTGACTTTCACCAGAAGGAAGGTCGTTCTGCCCTGGAGGTAGTTATGACCGTACTGCACGCCGGTGGTAAGTTTGACAAAGACTCATACAAGGTATCTGGTGGCTTGCACGGCGTAGGGGTTTCCTGCGTGAACGCACTCTCTACAGACCTGCACGTGACCGTTCACCGCAACGGAAAAGAGTATGAGCAGCATTACAACATTGGGGTGCCGGCCTACCCGGTGCGCGAACTGGGGCCTACGGATAAAACCGGAACCACCGTTCATTTCCAGCCAGACGCCAGCATCTTTACGGTAACGGAATACAAGTATGAGACCGTGGCCAGCCGCTTGCGCGAGCTGTGCTTCCTGAACAAAGGCATTAGAATCAACCTTACTGACCTGCGGGAAGAAGTGTCGCCAGGGGAGTACCTGTCTGATTCCTTCTACTCAGAAGGAGGTCTGCGCGAGTTTGTGGCCTACCTGGAAGAAACCCGGGTGAACCTGATTCCTTCCCCCATTTACGTGGAGAGCGAAAAAGGCGGCATTCCGGTAGAGATCGCCTTGAACTACAACACCTCTTACACAGAGAATATTTTCTCTTACGTAAACAACATCAATACCCATGAAGGCGGTACCCACGTGGCCGGTTTCAGACGTGCCTTGACCCGTACTTTGAAAAGCTACGCCGAGAAATCTGGTATGCTGGAAAAAGCCAAGGTAGAGATTCAGGGCGATGACTTCAGGGAAGGCTTAACGGCGGTAATTTCTGTGAAAGTGCAGGAGCCGCAGTTTGAGGGCCAGACCAAAACCAAATTGGGTAACTCAGACGTGATGGGCGCCGTGGATACTGTGGTAGGGGAGATTCTGAACCAGTTCCTGGAAGAAAACCCCAAGGAGGCCCGTATCATCATCCAGAAAGTGATTCTTGCGGCGCAGGCCCGTTTGGCGGCCCGCAAAGCCCGTGAGATGGTGCAGCGTAAAAACGTAATGGGCGGCTCTGGTTTACCCGGTAAACTGGCCGACTGCTCTGACTCTGACCCCGTGAACTGTGAACTCTACCTGGTAGAGGGTGACTCGGCGGGTGGTTCTGCCAAGCAGGGCCGTGACCGTAAGTTCCAGGCCATTCTCCCGCTTAGAGGTAAGATCCTAAACGTAGAGAAAGCACAGGAGCACCGGATCTATGAGAACGAGGAGATCAAGAACATGATCACCGCCCTGGGCGTGAGCTTCGGAACCCCGGAAGATGACAAGGCCCTGAACATGGCCAAACTGCGCTACCACAAGGTGATCATCATGACCGATGCGGACGTGGACGGTTCCCACATCAGGACCCTGATCTTAACGTTCTTCTTCCGGTACATGCGTGACCTCATTGACTCTGGCTACGTGTACATTGCCTTGCCACCGCTTTACCTGGTGAAAAAAGGCAAGGAAGAGCGCTACTGCTGGACCGAGCAAGACCGCCTGGAAGCCATTGCCGAACTAGGCAAAGGGAAAGAGGAAAGCGTAGGCGTGCAACGCTATAAAGGTCTGGGAGAGATGAACCCAGAGCAGCTTTGGGAAACCACCATGCGCCCAGATACCCGCAGCTTAAAGCTGGTATCGGTAGAGTCTGCGGCAGAGGCAGATCACCTGTTCTCTATGCTCATGGGTGATGAAGTAGCCCCGCGCCGTGACTTTATCGAACGCAACGCCAAATACGCAAAAGTAGACGTGTAA